From a single Nicotiana tabacum cultivar K326 chromosome 8, ASM71507v2, whole genome shotgun sequence genomic region:
- the LOC107773521 gene encoding GDSL esterase/lipase At2g24560 — protein sequence MALIKAFFFFFFFFTIFFSNIITSQPIPKFTSILVFGDSTVDTGNNNHILTIFKGNHPPYGKDYPNHSPTGRFSNGKLVPDILALLLKLKKNGVPPYMQPDLPPNELLTGICFASAGSGYDELTTIISGAIPMRKQLDYFKEYLKKIKEVVGEREAERIVNGALVIVSAGTNDFVFNFYDLPKRRLQFSLSKYQDFLLDKLQNFVKEIYDLGCRSIIVNGLPPIGCLPIQMTAKSPLLRTCIKKENFDAQLYNQKLEHLLLKLQAHLPGSKIIYVDSYALVADLINNPQEYGFEETKRGCCGSGLLEAGPLCTTLSPLCSDPSQYIFFDSIHPTESTYYKITEYLVKDLLPKFSRIGNP from the exons ATGGCACTAATAaaagctttcttcttcttcttctttttctttacaatTTTCTTCTCAAATATCATAACTAGCCAACCAATACCAAAATTCACATCAATTCTAGTATTTGGAGATTCAACAGTGGATACTGGAAATAACAACCACATACTTACAATATTCAAAGGCAACCATCCACCCTATGGCAAAGATTATCCAAACCATTCTCCCACTGGCAGATTTTCTAATGGAAAATTAGTGCCAGATATATTAGCTCTCTTATTAAAACTCAAGAAAAATGGTGTTCCTCCCTATATGCAACCAGATTTACCACCAAATGAATTGCTTACTGGAATTTGCTTTGCATCAGCTGGTTCAGGATATGATGAGTTAACTACTATTATTTCTGGTGCAATTCCAATGAGAAAACAGTTAGATTATTTCAAGGAGTATTTGAAGAAAATTAAAGAAGTTGTAGGAGAGAGAGAAGCTGAAAGAATAGTGAATGGTGCTTTGGTTATTGTTAGTGCTGGAACTAATGACTTTGTTTTTAACTTTTATGATTTACCCAAAAGAAGGCTTCAGTTCAGCTTGAGTAAATACCAAGATTTTCTCCTAGACAAGCTGCAAAATTTTGTGAAG GAAATATATGATCTTGGATGCCGTAGTATTATAGTAAATGGACTGCCACCAATTGGTTGTCTTCCAATTCAAATGACAGCAAAGTCTCCACTTCTTAGAACTTGCATAAAAAAGGAGAATTTTGATGCTCAACTTTATAATCAAAAGCTTGAGCATTTGTTACTTAAATTGCAAGCACATCTTCCCGGAAGCAAAATTATATACGTAGACAGCTATGCTCTTGTAGCTGACCTTATCAACAATCCACAAGAATATG GATTTGAGGAAACAAAAAGAGGGTGTTGTGGTAGTGGATTACTAGAAGCAGGACCCTTGTGTACAACACTCTCTCCACTGTGTTCAGATCCTTCTCAATACATATTCTTTGATAGCATTCATCCAACTGAATCAACATATTATAAGATTACTGAATACTTAGTGAAGGACCTTCTCCCAAAATTCTCAAGAATTGGCAACCCTTGA